The Euzebya rosea genome segment CGCTCCGTCGGGATCGCCGAGCCCTTGTAGGAGGCGGAGGCCAGGACGACGTCGTCGCTGGAGCCCGTGACCGCCTTCGCCATGGCCCGGCACAGCTTCAGCGCCTGCTGGCGCTGCCCGACGACCACGACGACCACACCGGTGGTGTCGGGCAGGGCGGGGATGCTGGGCAGGCCACGCAGGGCGGTCATCAGGGTCGATCGAGGCAGGTTGTCCCGCTCGAGCCACGACAGCAGGCGGGCGGTCCGGTCGAGGGTGTCGCTGCCGGGGTCGGCTGGCTGCACCAGGTCGCTGATCGGGGCGACGGCCGGGCTGGAGCCCGTTGCCACGACCGGCAGCTCGTCCGTGGCGTCCGCGGCGCTGGCGTGCGCATCGACGATGTGGCCGGCGTGGCCGGTGTCGACGGGCGTCGTGGGGATCGGCGCCGTGGGTGCGGGCACGGCAGCGCTCGCGGCGTCGCTGGCGGCGAACATCTCCGCGGCCGTGGTGGCCCTGGTCCGTGCCTGGGGGCCGACGGGCATCAGCGGACGGGCCATCGGGTCCATCAGCGGTGCGGTCCCCAGCCGGCGGTCGACGGCCTCGGCGATCTCCGGGCCGGCGTCGGTGGCGATGCGGTGCAGCACGTCGTTGAAGGCGCCGCCCTCGGTGGACAGCCGTGGCATCTCCTCCGGCGCGAACGGCTCGAACGCGTGTCGGGTGTCGGGCCGCCCGTCGTGATCGCCCGACATGCCGGGGTTCCGGGGGGCGTCAGCAGCCACCGCGTGTCGGATATCGGGCCGCGGGTGGGGATCGCCCGTCACGCGGGGGGAGGGGGGAGCGGCCTGGGCGGCCTCGGCGGAGGACACCGCGTCGGCCAGACCGAGCAGGTCGGTGGGGGCGGCGGGGGACACGGCAGGCGCGGACGGCGCGATGCCGGCCCGGGCGGCGGCGACGTGAGCGGCAGCCCGGTCGAACGCGGCCTCGTCGATCCCGGGCGGCAAGCCGGTGGCGCCCGTCGCCGCACGCGGGCGGGCGAGGACCTCGAAGCGCTCCTTGGCGAAGAAGCCACCGATGCCGCCGGAGCGGATCTTGTTGGCCTCCACGATCTCGGCGTCGGCGCCGAGGTCGGCGCGGACACGACCGAGGATCTCCTCGACGGAGTCCCCCTCGAATCGCTGCGTGTCAGTGCGGTTCTCTTCAGACCGTTGCTGGGTTGCCAACGTTCACCACCCCTACGGTTTCGACCACGAGCTGTGGTCCGATCTCGGCATAGGACAGGACTGGAAGACGGGGGATCACCTGGGCGACCAGGCGGCGCAGCCCGGGGCGGGCCTGCGGGGAGCAGACGACGACGGCGCTGTCGCCACGCTGCTCGGCCTGCTCGGCCATGCGGGCGATCTCCATCGCGAGCTGCTCCGACACGGCGGGATCGAGCGCCAGGAAGGTGCCGGCGCTCCCGGGACGGATGGCCTCGAGGATGCGGTGCTCGGTCATCGGGTCGAGCACGATCACCGGCAGCCGGCTGTCCAGGGCGAGGGCGCCGGAGATGGCCGGGCCGAGCATCGCCCGGACCGACTCCACCAGGGGTTCGGTCTCCTTGGTGGCCTGCCCCTTCTCGCTGAGCACCTCGAAGATCCGGACCAGGTCGGTGATCGGCACCTGCTCCTCCAGCAGCTCGGCCAGGACGGTCTGCACGTCGCCGAGGGTCAGCTGGCTTGCGTCCAGCTCCTCACCGACGGTGGGTGCCTGGGCCTTGACCAGCTCCGACAGCGTCTTGGTGTCCGAGCGGCTGAGCAGGCGTGAGGCGTTGGTGCGCACGACCTCTGCGAGGTGGGTCGTGATGACCGACGAACGGTCGACGACGGTGGCGCCGAGCACCTCGGCCTGCTGGCGGTACTCCATCGGCACCCAGCGGGCGGGCAGCCCGAAGACCGGTTCGGTGGTCGCCTGGCCCGGCAGGGCGGCGATGCCGTTGGCGGGCTGGACGGCCCCACCGGCGCCGAGCGCCGGCTGGTCGTCGCCGATGACGAGGACATGGCCGACGGGCGCCTGCCCGCGGCCGAGCTCCACGCCGTGCAGGCGGATGGAGTACGTCGACGGGGGCAGCTCGATGTTGTCGCGGGTCCGGACCAGCGGGATGATGATCCCCAGGTCCTGGGCGACCTTGCGACGCAGCGCCTTGACCCGGTCCAGCAGGTCGCCACCGCGGTTGGCGTCGACGAGGTCCATCAGGTCGTAGGCGATCTCCAGCTGCAGGCTCTCGACCTGCACCTCCTGCAGGATCGCCTCGGGGGAGTCGGGGTTGGGCATGTGCTCCCGCGCCTCGGCCTCCTTGCGTTCGCGCTCGGCCTCCTCGGCCCGGCGAACGGCTTCCTCGGGGTCGGGCAGGCGGGAGGCGGCGAACAGCAGCGCCCCACCGACGGCCAGGAACGGCACCATCGGCAGGCCGGGCAGCAGCGACATCAACGCCACCGCCGCGCCACCGAGGCGCATGGAGTTGCGCTGGCGGCTGAACTGCACGACGACGTCGGAGCCCATGTCCCCGGCGGTCGCCGCGCGGGTCACGATGATGCCCGAGGCGATGGAGATCAGGAGGGCGGGGAGCTGGCTGACCAGCCCGTCGCCGACGGTCAGCAGCGAGAAGGTGCTGACGGCCTCGGCGACGTCCATGCCCTGCTGCAGGACGCCGATGACCAGGCCCCCCAGCAGGTTGATGACGGTGATGATGACCGAGGCCATCGCGTCGCCCTTGACGAACTTCGACGCACCGTCCATCGCGCCGTAGAAGTCCGCCTCGGCCGCGACGTCCTCGCGGCGCTTGCGGGCCCCGGCCTCGTCGATGAGCCCGGCGTTGAGGTCGGCGTCGATCGCCATCTGCTTGCCGGGCATGGCGTCGAGGGTGAACCGTGCTCCGACCTCGGCCACGCGTCCCGCGCCGTTGGTGATGACCAGGAACTGCACGATGACGAGGATCAGGAAGACGATCAGGCCGACGACGAGCGACCCGCCGATGACGAAGCTGCCGAACGCCTCGATCACCTTGCCGGCGTAGCCGTTCAGCATGATCAGCCGCGTCGTGGAGATGTTCAGCGCCAGGCGGAACAACGTCAGGATCAGCAGGAGGGAGGGGAAGACGGCGAAGTCCAGCGGACGGCTGACCTGCATGGATGCGAGGATCACGAGGACGGCGCCGGCGATGTTGATGGCCAGCAGCAGGTCCAGCAGCGCGGTCGGCAACGGCACGACCATCATGACCACGATCATGATGACCGCGGCCGGCACGACGATCGGAGCCCAGGCGCGCTTGCCCAACGTGTTGTCCTCGCGAAAGGTCAACCGTCCATGGTGGTGGATGTCTTCACGGCCGCCGATCCCTGGTGGCCGTCAACCTCCGATCGGCGGGTCCGACGTCGCCTTGAGTCATCCACGGATGTCGTTGTGTGATCGGCGCTCCCGGTCGTCGGACGGGACCACCCGGTCCGTTGGGGAGGGGAGGCAGGTCGACGCCGCGTTCTCGCGATGCGAGCATGGCGGCTCCGCTGACCCCGGTGGAGACGCGGGAGCACGCCGCCGTGGGCACGCCCCGAAGGTCCAAGCCCCGAAGGACAACAATGGCACCCGAGCAGCCCAGCGAGGACGTCGACCTCGCCGAAGCCATCAGCCAGAACCGTCAGGCCACGAAGATCCTCATCGAGATCTCCGAGCAGCTGCTGGACGAGCTGGAGGCGATCGGCGAACGCGTCAACCGCGCCGCGCAGTCCAGCGTGTCGGCGCTGGAGGGCGCGCCCGACCGCACCGCGGAGCGGATCCGGGTCGACCTGGAGTCCTCCCAGCAGGCCTACGCCGAAGCGCTGGACCGCAGCTCGGCGGCGACGACGGCAGAGGTCCGCCAGCTGCTCGGGGCCCAGGTCGAGCGCCTGCAGGACATGGTGGCGGAGGCCGCCCGGGGTGTCGACGCGGCTGCCGCCGCGCTGAGCAGCCGGTTGGACAGCATCACCAGCGACGACCTGGGACGCCTGCGTGCCCTGGTCGAGGGCACGGGCGAGCGCATCACCACCGCAGGGGAGGGGTTCGTCGAGCAGCTTCGGTCCTCCGCGGCCGAGCACCGGGAGGCGGTGGTGGCCTCCACCGCCGAGGCCAACCGGGCCGTCGGGCAGGCGGCCGAGCGTGCCGCCACGGTCATGGCCGACGCCGGCGAGCAGACCAGCCGCGGTGCGTGGGCGGCTGCCGAGGCCGTGCAGGACGTCACCGACCGCATGGCGGCTGCCGTCACGTCGTTGGAGGACGCCGCAACCCGTGCGGAGTCCCACACCAACGGCGCCGTGGACGCTGCCGGTGACCTGACCGAGCGTGCCCGGACGGCGATGGCCGAGGCGACCGATCGTGTGGCGGCGCGGATCGCGGCAGCCACCGAGGACTCCCGTGCAGGCG includes the following:
- the flhA gene encoding flagellar biosynthesis protein FlhA, which encodes MTFREDNTLGKRAWAPIVVPAAVIMIVVMMVVPLPTALLDLLLAINIAGAVLVILASMQVSRPLDFAVFPSLLLILTLFRLALNISTTRLIMLNGYAGKVIEAFGSFVIGGSLVVGLIVFLILVIVQFLVITNGAGRVAEVGARFTLDAMPGKQMAIDADLNAGLIDEAGARKRREDVAAEADFYGAMDGASKFVKGDAMASVIITVINLLGGLVIGVLQQGMDVAEAVSTFSLLTVGDGLVSQLPALLISIASGIIVTRAATAGDMGSDVVVQFSRQRNSMRLGGAAVALMSLLPGLPMVPFLAVGGALLFAASRLPDPEEAVRRAEEAERERKEAEAREHMPNPDSPEAILQEVQVESLQLEIAYDLMDLVDANRGGDLLDRVKALRRKVAQDLGIIIPLVRTRDNIELPPSTYSIRLHGVELGRGQAPVGHVLVIGDDQPALGAGGAVQPANGIAALPGQATTEPVFGLPARWVPMEYRQQAEVLGATVVDRSSVITTHLAEVVRTNASRLLSRSDTKTLSELVKAQAPTVGEELDASQLTLGDVQTVLAELLEEQVPITDLVRIFEVLSEKGQATKETEPLVESVRAMLGPAISGALALDSRLPVIVLDPMTEHRILEAIRPGSAGTFLALDPAVSEQLAMEIARMAEQAEQRGDSAVVVCSPQARPGLRRLVAQVIPRLPVLSYAEIGPQLVVETVGVVNVGNPATV